Sequence from the Streptomyces peucetius genome:
CGGCACCTGCGCCCCTGCACCTTGACGGTGAGGTGGCCCCATTCGAGGGCGCGGCCCTGTTCGGCCACGTCCGTCACGTGGCAGGCGCCCACACCCGAACCGAAGAGGATCACGGCCACGCTCTGCGCACCGCGTCCGGCCCCGAACCACATCTCCGCCTGCCCCAGCGTCCTGGCGCCGTTCTCGATGAAGTACGGCACGGTGTCCGGCAGTCCGCACGCGTCGCGCAGCAGCGCCTCCAGCGGCACGGCGTCCCAGCCGATGGTCTGGCCGTGGACGACCGCCCCGTCCTGCGGCGTCCGGGCCACGATGCCCGGCACGCCCACACCGACGCCGACGAGGTGTCCGGCGGTCGTCCCCGCGTGGCGCAGCACGTCGCCGATGGCGTCGCGGATGTGTTCCACGATGACGCCGACGTCGTACCCGTGGCCGGTCAGCACCCGTTCGGCGCGCGCGAGTTCGGTGAGGGTCAGGTCGAAGAGTTCGACGCGCACCCGGGTCTCGCCGACGTCGACGCCGATCAGATGGCCGCTCGCGGGGACGATGCGCAGCAGCGTGCGCGGACGGCCGCCGCCGGAGTCGACACTGCCGGCCTCCTCCACCAGGCCGTCCGCGGCGAGTTCACCGACGACGTTGCTGATGGTGCCGGAGCTGAGCCCGGTTGCGGGCCCGAGCGCCTGGCGGCTCATCGACCCGTCGAAGTACAACCGTTGCAGTACCGCGGCACGGTTGCTCCGCCGCAGGTCGTTGACCGTCCGTCCGGCCTGTCCAGCCATGCAGTGCTCCTCGGATCCGCGCGCTCGGACGTCACCTTCGCGCCAGCCCTTGACGCGGTCGCCCCCAGAAGCTTAACTCACGTCCTAAATTAAGCCGTGAGGTCATCCAGGAGTCGTGCCGCGTTCCGCCGGCCCCCTGCCCGCGGCGCCCGATGCTCCCGATGGAAGGGACACCTGGAGCCATGCACAGATTCAGAGCCGTAGCCCGTGGTGCGATCGCCGTCTCCCTGCTCGCCACCGCCACCGCCTGCGGCGGCGGCTCACCGACCGGTGGTGGCTCCGACGCGTCCCCGAAGACCCTCACCTACTGGGCGTCCAACCAGGGCCCCGACCTCGAGGCCGACAAGAAGATCCTGGAACCCGAGCTGAAGAAGTTCGAGGAGCGGACCGGCATCGAGGTCGAACTCGAAGTCGTCCCCTGGTCCGACCTCCTCACCCGGATCATGACCGCCACCACCTCCGGTCAGGGCCCCGACGTACTCAACATCGGCAACACCTGGTCGGCGTCCCTCCAGTCGACCGGGGCGCTGCTGCCGTGGGACGAGAAGAACCTCGCGAAGATCGGCGGCAGGGACCGGTTCGTCGAAGCGGCCCTCGCCTCCACCGGCGCGACCGGCTCCGACCCGGCGGCCGTGCCGCTGTACTCGATGTCGTACGCCCTCTACTACAACAAGAAGATGTTCGCCGACGCGGGCATCGAGAAGCCGCCGGCCACCTGGGACGAGCTGGTCGCCACCGGCAAGAAGCTGTCCCGGGACGGCAAGTGGGCGCTCGGCGCGGAGGGCGCCAACCTGTCCAACAACATCCACCAGGTGTTCGTCCTCGGCAAGCAGCACGGCGCCGAGTTCTTCGACGCCTCCGGCGAGGCCGACTTCACCTCCGACGGCGCGGTGGCGGCCGTCAAGCAGTACGTGGACTTCATGGCCACCGACAAGATCGTCGCCCCGGGCAACGCCGAGTACGCCCAGAACCAGTCGCTCAGCGACTTCGCCAACGACAAGACGGCGATGGTGCTGTGGCAGGCAGCCGCCTCCACCTTCAAGTCCCAGGGCATGAGCGACGACGAGTGGGGCGTGGCCCCGGTGCCCGTGCAGTCCGGCACGCCCGGCCAGGGCCGGCAGGTCAACTCCATGGTCGCCGGCATCAACATGGCCGTCTTCAAGAACACCGACAACCTCGACGGCGCCCTCGAGTTCATGAAGTTCATGACCAGCGACGAGGAGCAGCGGATCCTCTGCACGACGTACGGCTCGATACCGCCGGTCAAGGCCGCCCAGAACGACCCTGCCTTCGACCGCCCCGAGCTGAAGGTGCTCCGCGACACCCTCGCCACCAGCGCCGCCCCGCTCCCCCAGGTGCCGAGCGAGTCGCAGTTCGAGACCGTCGTCGGCACCGCGGTCAAGAATCTGTTCGCCGCGGCCGCCGGCGGCAAGCCGGTGACCACCGAGTCCGTCAAGGCCGAACTGGCCAAGGCGCAGCAGCAGATGCCGCAGCAGTGAGTGACACCCTCATGAACACGACCGTCGACCCGGAAGTGCGGGAGCGGGCCGTGCGCAAGGACACCCCCGGGGCGGCGCGTGGCCCGCGCCGCCCCGGGCGGCTGCGGCGCTCCGCACTGCCGTACCTCCTGCTGCTCCCGGCCCTTCTCCTGGAACTCCTGATCCATCTGGTGCCGATCGCCCTCGGTATCGCGATGAGCTTCAAGGAGCTGACCCAGTTCCACCTCCGCGACTGGGGGGCGGCCCCTTGGTCCGGGCTGGACAACTTCGAGGTCGCCGTCGACTTCGACGCCCCCGTAGGCGAGGCCCTGCTCACATCGTTCGTCACCACGTGCCTGTTCACCGTCCTGTCGGTCGCGCTGTGCTGGCTGCTGGGGACCGCCGCCGCGGTCTGCATGCAGGAGAGCTTCAAGGGCCGCGGCTACCTGCGGGCGCTGTTCCTCGTCCCGTACGCGCTGCCCGTCTACGCCGCCGTGATCACCTGGGCGTTCATGTTCCAGCGCGACAACGGCCTGATCAACCATGTGCTGCACGACCAGTTGGGCCTCACCGACAGCCCGTCGTTCTGGCTGATCGGCGACAACAGCTTCTGGGCGCTGCTGATCGTCTCCGTGTGGAAGGGCTGGCCGTTCGCCTTCCTCATCGTGATGGCGGGTCTCCAGAACATCCCGCGGGAGCTGTACGAGGCCGCTGCCCTCGACGGGGCGGGTGTGTGGCAGCAGATCCGGCGGATCACCCTGCCGTCGCTGCGGCCGGTCAACCAGGTGCTGGTGCTGGTGCTGTTCCTGTGGACGTTCAACGACTTCAACACGCCGTTCGTGCTCTTCGGCAAGGCGGCGCCGGAGGCGGCGAACCTCATCTCCATCCACATCTACCAGTCGTCGTTCGCCACCTGGAACTTCGGCACGGGCTCCGCCATGTCCGTGCTGCTGCTGGGCTTCCTGCTGCTGGTGACCGCCGTGTACCTGGTTGTCACCTCGCGCGGGAGGAAGGCGTCCGATGTCTAGCACCACGACGCACCGGCCGACGGCCGACGCCACGGCACACCGGCCCCGGGTGCACCGGTCCCCGATGGCAGCGCCGCGTTCGTTCCTGTGGACGCGCCGGGTCTTCCTGACCCTGCTGACCGGCTTCGTGCTGCTGCCCGTCTACGTCATGGTCTCCAGCTCACTCAAACCGCTGGAGGACGTCTCGGGCGAGTTCCGCTGGATGCCGAGCGGGCTGACGATCCGCCCCTACGTCGACATCTGGGGGACCGTCCCGCTGGCCAGGTACTTCATGAACTCGCTGATCGTGGCGGGCGCGGCCACCGTCTGCTCGGTCGTCATCGCCGTCTTCGCGGCGTACGCCGTCAGCCGCTACCGCTTCCGGGGCAAAAGGCTGTTCACCGTCTCCGTGCTGTCGACACAGATGTTCCCGGGCATCCTGTTCCTGCTGCCGCTCTTCCTCATCTTCGTCAACATCGGCAACACGACCGGCGTCGCCCTCTTCGGCTCGCGCGGCGGGCTGATCCTCACCTACCTGACGTTCTCGCTCCCCTTCTCCATCTGGATGCTGATCGGCTACTTCGACTCGGTCCCCAGGGAGCTGGACGAGGCCGCGCTCGTCGACGGCTGCGGACCGGTGAAGGCACTGTTCCGTGTCGTCGTGCCGGCCGCCGTCCCGGGGATCGTCGCCGTCGCCGTCTACGCGTTCATGACCGCGTGGGGCGAGGTCCTCTTCGCCTCCGTCATGACGAACGACACGACCAGGACCCTGGCCGTCGGCCTCCAGGGCTACTCGACACAGAACGACGTGTACTGGAACCAGATCATGGCCGCCTCGCTGGTCGTCTCCGTCCCCGTGGTGGCGGGCTTCCTGCTGCTCCAGCGCTATCTGGTCACCGGGCTCACCGCCGGCGCCGTGAAGTGACCGGCGCACCTTGCCACCCCCCTGCTCTCCTTCGGAAAGGACGTTCGTGACCGAGTTCACCGACCTCGCCGCCCTCCCCCACGACTTCGCCTGGGGCACCGCCACATCGGCCTACCAGATCGAGGGCGCGGCCGCGGAGGACGGCCGGTCGCCGTCCATCTGGGACACGTTCTCGCACACGCCCGGCAAGATCGACCACGACGACAACGGTGACGTCGCCTGCGACCACTACCACCGCTGGCGCGAGGACATCGCGCTGATGCAGCAGCTCGGCACGAACGCATACCGCCTCTCCGTCGCCTGGCCGCGCGTCGTGCCCGGCGGCGACGGCCCGGTCAACACCCGCGGGCTCGACTTCTACGACCAGCTGGTCGACGGACTCCTCGAGGCGGGCATCACCCCGTCCGTGACCGTCTACCACTGGGACCTGCCGCAGGTCCTCCAGGACCGCGGCGGCTGGCCGAAGCGCGACACCGCGCACCACCTCGCCGCCTACGCCTCCGCCGTCGCCGAACGGCTCGGCGACCGCGTCAGCCACTGGGCCACGCTCAACGAGCCGCTGTGCTCGGCCTGGATCGGGCACTTGGAGGGCAGAATGGCGCCCGGTCTGACCGACCTCACCGCCGCCGTCCGCGCCTCGTACCACCTGCTGCTCGGACACGGCCTGGCCGCCCAGGCGATCCGGGCGGCCGCGCCCGGCGCGCAGATCGGCATCGTCAACAACCTGTCCACCGTGGCACCGGCGAGCGACAGTGAGGCGGATCTGGCCGCCGCCCGCCGGATGGACGGCCACACCAACCGCTGGTGGCTCGACCCCGTCCACGGCCGCGGCTTCCCGGCCGACATGCTCGACGTGTACGGCGTGGAACTGCCCGAGCGGCCCGGTGACATGGAGACGATCGCCGCGCCGCTGGACTGGCTCGGGCTCAACTACTACTTCCCGGCCGTGGTGACCGACGACCCCACGGGCCCCGCGCCGTTCGCCCGGCAGATCGCCCGACCGGGTGTACGGCGCACCGGCATGGACTGGGAGGTCGACGCGAACGGCCTCGAGGCTCTGCTGCTCCGCCTCACCGACGAGTACGGCGCCCGCAGGATCTACGTCACGGAGAACGGCTCGGCCTACCCGGACACCGTGCGCGCCGACGGCACCGTCGACGACCCCGAGCGCGCCCGCTATCTGGAGGAGCATCTGGCGGCCTGCGCCCGCGCCGCCGGCAAGGGCGCCCCGCTGGCCGGCTACTTCGCCTGGTCGCTGCTGGACAACTTCGAGTGGGCGTACGGCTACGACAAGCGCTTCGGCCTGGTCCACGTCGATTACGCCACCCAGCGCCGCACCGTCAAGGGCAGCGGCCACCACTACGCCGGCCTGATCCGCGCCCATGCGGCGGCCCGGTCCGGCCGGGCGGCCTGACCACCCGACCGGGTCCGCCGGGGCCGCGGCCGCTCACCGGCCCCGGCCCCGGCCGCGCACCGGCCGTCGGTGTGTCCATCGCGCCGCTCGCGAGCCAGTCGGCCGCGGAGGTGCCACAGTGGCGGTGGAGAAGTCCGTGCGCCTCGACGGAACCGAGCGCGGACGTGGTGCAGAAGAGGTGGTCTTGTGACATCGGATGCGTCCGGCGGGACCCCGCCGAGCGGTGTCCGACCGCTCGCAGCAGGCGACCTCTCCGGCCGACAGCGGTGGCAGGCGCTCGCCGTCTGCCTCATGGCCGGTTTCATGACACTGCTGGACGTCTCGATCGTCAATGTGGCGCTGCCGTCCATCCGTGACGGGCTCGACGCGCCGGAGGCCGTCCTGCAATGGGTGCTGTCCGGGTACGCGCTGGCCTTCGGACTCGTTCTGGTGCCGGGCGGGCGCCTCGGCGACGCACGGGGCCGGCGTGCGGTGTTCATGCTGGGGCTTGCGTTGTTCACCCTGGCCTCGGCCGCCTGCGGTGCTGCCCAGTCGGGCACCTGGCTGGTCGTCGCCCGGGTGGCGCAAGGCTTCGCGGGAGGTCTGATCACGCCCCAGATCTCGGCGCTGATCCAGCAGATGTTCCCCGACCACGAACGCGGTCGCGCCTTCGGCGTCTTCAGCACCGTCGTCGCTGTCTCCACCGCGGTCGGTCCCCTGCTCGGCGGACTGATCATCCAGCTCGCCGGGGCGCAGGAGGGATGGCGCTGGGTGTTCTACGTGAATCTCCCGCTGGGCGCGATCTGTCTGGTCCTGGCCAGGCGGCTCCTGCCGGACACCCCTTCGACGGGCCGGATCACCGTGCGCCGGCTCGACCCCGTCGGTGTCGTGCTGCTCGGGGCCGGGGTGCTGACGCTGCTCCTGCCGTTCGTCCAGACGCACCAGTGGGAGGGGCCGTGGAAGTGGCTGCTGCTCGTCCCCTCCGCGGTGCTGCTCGCATGCTTCGCGGGCTGGGAGCGCCGCTGGCGGGAGCGCGGCGAGGAGCCCGTACTGGATTTGTCGCTGTTCCGGGTCCGCAGCTACTGGCTCGGATGCCTGCTCATCCTCTTCTACTTCGCCGGATTCACCTCGATCTTCTTCGTCTCCACGCTCTACCTGCAGAGTGGTCTGCACTACAGCGCCCTGCTGGCCGGGGCCGCCATCACGCCGTTCGCCGTCGGCTCGGGCCTCTCCGCGTGGGTGGGGGGCCGGCTGGTCAGCCGTTTCGGCAAGCCCCTGATCACCGTCGGTCTGACGACGGTCGCGGTGGGGCTCGCCGGGACCGCGCTCGCCGTCGGACTGGTTCCGGGTCCGGCGGCCGGATGGGCCATGGCGGGTCCGCTGCTGGTCGCCGGACTGGGCAGCGGCCTGGTGATCGCGCCGAATCAGACCCTGACCCTGGAGCAGGTGCCGGTGGGGGCCGCGGGCAGTGCCGCGGGCACGCTGCAGACGGCGCAGCGGGTCGGCTCCGCCGTGGGGATCGCCGCCGTCGGGTCGGTCTTCTTCGCCCACCTCGGCCAGGGCGACTGGGCCTCCGCGTTCAACGCCGGCCTGATCGTGTCGACTGCCTTCGTCGTCGCCGCCCTGGTCATCTCGATGGCCGACGTCGTCGGACGCAGACTGCGCCCGCTGCCGCCGGCCATGGCGCCGGCCGGCGACCGAGGCGCCGGGGAACGCCGCCACGGCGTGCCGGAGGCCTGATCACGTGGCCGTGGTCTCGGCGACGACCAGGTCGGTCACCGCTTTCACGCCGCCTTGGGCGAGGGCCCGCCGCTGCCGGTCGGCCGGCGTGCCCTCCTGCAGCCGCCGGTGCACCAGCGACACCACCTCCCGGTCGTCGCCGGCGGCCTCCAGCGCGGGCGTGATGTGTTCCATGAGCAGTGCGACGACGTCGCCGGCGCTTCTGCGCTCCCCCGTCGCGGTGATCAGGTGACCGTTGAGTCCGTGCCGGGCGGCCTGCCAGTTGGCGGCCTGCGCGACCTCGGGCGGTCCGGTGACCACCGGCATTCCGGCCTCGGCCTCGTGGATCGCCACGGTGACCAGCGCGCGCACGATGCCGGCGAACATGACCGCGTCGTCGGCCCGCAGCTGCACGTCGGGGCAGCGTACTTCGACGGTCGGGAAGCGGTCGGAGAGCCGGGCCTGCCAGTACAGCTGCCCGGTGTCGGAGACGATGCCGCTGGCCCGCAGCGTCTCGACGCGCTGCTTGTGGTCCGCGAGGTCGCGGAAGACGGGCGGCGGCCCGCTGACGGGCCAGCGGCCGAAGATCACGGTGCGCCAGCTGGCGAAGCCGGTGTCCCGGCCGTCCCACAGCGGTGAGTTCGCGGACATGGCGACCAGTACGGGCAGCCAGCCGCGGAGACGGTTCAGGACCGCCACCCCGGTTTCCCGGTTCGGCACCCCCGCGTGCACATGCATGCCGTTGACCAGTTGCTCGGCGACCAGTTGCGGGGCCTGTACCCGCATGGCGCGATAGCGCGGCTGCTCGGTCACCAGCGCCGACACGGCTCCCCGCAGCGGCGGTGTGGCGCAGGCCGCGAGCCGGCACCCGTTCGCCTCCGCGGCCGCGCCGACCGCGTGCCGCATGCGCAGCAGATGCCCGCCGACCTCCTCGAGGTCCTTGCAGACGGGGGTGACCGCTTCCACCTGCACCTGCAGGAGCTCCGAGTGCAGTTCGTCCGCGTCGAGGATGGGCGCCAGACCGGCGGCCGCGCGTACCTGCTCCGCGAGCGGCACCGGCACCCCGGTCTCCGGGTCGAGCAGCAGATATTCCTCTTCCACCCCAAGGGTGACCGGTTCCATCGGCCCAGTGTCACGGGCCGGGTCGCGGGAACCGCGCAGGACACAGGACGGTCGCCGGACGGTCGCCCGAAAGGCGTCCTCCGCCGTCGGCGCCTGTTCCCGGCGCGGGCGGTGAGAACACACGCGTCCCACCCGTATGGCGGCCAAGAACGCGTGCCGGGAGCGGACTGGCTCCGCGACGCGCAGGCCATGCGGTATTCCTGGCTGGATACCGCAGGGAGGCTTATCGATCACACGTACGCGGTCCGACGTCGATGCAGCCACCGCAGCCGTCGCCGCACGACACGGCGCACGGTGCCGTACGGGCGCCGATACCGGCGGCTCTGCTCTTCACCCTGTGGGAGTTCCAAATGCGCGTCATGCTCGTCCACCCGAGCGCCCTGATGTACTCGGAGATCTTTCTGCGACTCGAACCGCTGGGCCTGGAACGGGTGGCGGCGGCGGCGCGTGCCGCGGGACACGAGGTCCGCGTGGTGGACCTTCAGGTTCTTCCGCATTCGCTGCTGGAACGGGAGATGCGCTCCTTCGCGCCCGAAGCGCTGGGAATCTCGCTCAATTATCTGGCGAACATCCCCGAGGCGATCGACATCGCCCGGGAGGTCAAATCCGCCTCGCCGGGATGTTTCGTCTTCTTCGGCGGGCACAGCGTCTCCTTCATCGCGGAACATGTACTGGAGCAGGCCGAGGGGGCGGTCGACGCGATCGTGCGCGGCGAGGGCGAGCCGGCGGTCGCGCCGCTGCTCGAGGCGGCACGCTACGGCGGCCTGAACACCGTGCCGGGGGTCGTGTGCGCGGACGGCCGCGGACCGGCGCCCCGTCTGCTGGACGGCCTCGACGACCTGCCGCCCGCCCGGGATCTCATGCGCAGACGCAACCGCTACTTCATCGGCGAACTCGATCCGTGCGCCTCCATCGAATTCACCCGGGGCTGCCCGTGGGACTGCTCCTTCTGTTCCGCGTGGACGTTCTACGGGCGCAGTTACCGCAAGGCGTCGCCGGAGGCCGCCGCCGAGGAGATGGCGACCATTCGTGAGCCCAACGTCTTCATCGTCGACGACGTGGCGTTCATCCGGCCGGAGCACGGTCACGGCATCGCCGCCGAACTGGAACGCCGGAGAATCCGCAAACAGTATTACCTGGAGACCCGGAGCGACGTACTCCTGCGGAACGAGGAGGTCTTCGAACGCTGGACCCGACTCGGTCTCCGCTACATGTTCCTCGGCATGGAGGCGATCGACGCGGAAGGGCTGGACCTCTACCGCAAACGCGTCAGCCCGGACGAGAACTTCCGCGCCCTGGAAGCCGCCCGTCGCATGGGAATCATGGTGGCCATCAACCTGATCGTGGATCCCGCCTGGGACGAGGAACAATTCCGGCTCGTACGGGAGTTCGCTCTTTCCGTTCCGGAGATCGTGCATCTCACGGTGATGACGCCGTACCCGGGAACGGAGATCTGGCACACGGAGGCCCGGCAGCTGACCACGCGTGACTACCGGCTCTTCGACATCCAGCACGCGGTCGTCCCCACGAAGCTTCCCCTCGACGTCTTCTACCGGGAACTCGTACGCACCCAGGGCGTGCTGAACCGCAAGCACCTCGGGCTGAGCAACGCCTTCGGGGCCATGGGCGTCCTGGGGCGCAATCTCCTGCGCGGGCAGACGAACTTCGCCCGGATGCTGTGGAAGTTCAGCCGCGTGTACAACCCAGAGCGCCAGATGGCCGACCACCGCCGGCCCGTCCGCTACGAACTGCCGCTGCCCACGCGTCGCGACACGACACCGCAGCGGCAGGACCTGTACATCCACACCAAGCCGCAGTCGACACGGCGCCGGGCGGCCGACCCCGAGCCCGACGGGGTGTGACGGCGTGAGCGCCGGCCGGCGACCGGGCTATCCGGCCGCCGCCGCCGTGTTCGCCGTCGGGATGGCCGGGACGACGCTGCCCACGCCGCTGTACGGGCGGTACCAGGAGCAGATCGGGTTCTCCGAGCTGATGGTGACCGTCGTCTTCGCCACGTACGCCGCCGCTGTCATCGGGGTGCTGCTGGCGGCGGGCAACTACTCGGACACGGCCGGCCGGCGGCCCGTCCTGCTGTTCGCCATGGCCCTGTCGGCCGCGAGCGCGGGATGCTTTCTGCTCCAGAGCGGTCTGCCGCTGCTCTTCGCGGGACGGCTGCTGTCCGGCGGCGCGGCCGGCCTGCTGAGCGGCGCGGCGACGGCTGCCGTGATCGAACTCGCCGGTCCTCGTCACAAGGCGCGGGCCGCTTTCGCCGCCACCGCGGCGAACATGGGTGGCCTGGGTTGCGGCCCGCTCCTCTCCGGCATCGTCGCGCAGTACACCCCCTGGCCGCTGACGCTGCCGTTCTGGATCCATCTGGGGCTGGTGGCCCTTGCCTCGGGGATCATCCTGATGCTGCCGGAGACCGTGGCGGACACACGACGATGGCCGCCGCCCGCACCGCAGGGGGTCAGGGTGCCGCCCGAGGTGAAGGGGGTCTTCGCGCCGGCCTCGGTGGCCGCGTTCGCCGGCTTCGCACTGCTCGGGCTGTTCACGGCGGTCGCGCCGAGCTTCACGTCACGGACGCTGGGGGTGCACAACCTCGCCGTGTCGGGCGCGGTGGTCTTCTGCGTGTTCTTCGCGTCGACCCTGGGGCAGTACTGGACTGGGCGGATCGGCGCGCGACGAGCGCTGCCCGTGGGATGCGGCGTCCTCGTCGCCGGGCTGGTGCTGGTGGCGTCGTCACTGATCGCAGAGTCCATGCCGCTGCTCGTCCTGGGCGCCTTGTGCGGCGGCGGTGGTCAGGGCCTGGCCTTCCGCGCGGCACTCGCCCTCATCAGCGGCGCGGCTCCCGCGCGGCACCGCGGCGGCACCATCTCGGCGTTCTTCGTCGTCGCCTACGCGGGGATCTCGCTGCCGGTGGTCGGCGTCGGCGCGCTGGCCACATGGCTCGGACTGCGCCCGGCCGGGCTGATCTTCACGGCCTTCGTGATGCTGCTGGCGGCCTGCGCGGGAACGTACGCCGCGCGCAGGCCGCCGGCGGGGGCGTGACCGCGGCGCGCGCTCATGCGCGACGCGCCGCAGACGGTCGTATGGTCAGGCGGTCAGGCGGTCAGGGCTCGATGCCCACGTCCTCGCGGTGGCTCCATGCTTCCTCCCGCGCCGCGCTCAGGGCGGGCCAGTGATGGTCGCCGGCCCGTGCGCGCACCCGCGACGGCGGTGCCGAACGTGGCGAGCGTCGCGAGACAGCCGCCGAGCGGTCACTCCTCGTCGGGCGAGTAGCCCTCGAGGTGTGTGTGGGCACGCGTCTGGTTGCTGGTTGCGGGCATGTGCTGACCGTCCATGACGGCAGCTGCCGGGCTACCGCTCGGGACCCGGCCAAACAGTACGGAGCGCCTGCGCGCCGCCCACGCGCTACGCGGCGGAGAGGTCGTCGTACACGAGCAGGCCGTCCTCGCGGAGGCGGGCGCCCGGTGTGGGCCGGTGGTCGGCCGCGCGCCCGTCGTGCATCAGATGCCGGACCGGTACGCCGCGTGCCAGGACGGCGAAGTCCGCGATCAGACGCCGGTGACAGCGCCACCACACCGCCTCGCCGCACATGACCGCCGTGGGCACTGCCGCCGACCGGGCCAGCAGTTCGTCCATGGCCTCGACGAACTGCGGAGTACGGGTGTGGGCGGCGTAACCGCGGAAGGACTCGTTGCGCCACACGATGTCGGGCGAGTCGGGGCGCGGTTTGCGGAAGCCGCCCAGCGCCTGCTCCCACCGGTAGGCGATGCCGTTCTCCGGCAGCCACTCGGCGAGCCGCTGCCGGGACACGGCTGGGTTCCGCCGGCTCCCCGGCGCGGTACGGACATCCGTC
This genomic interval carries:
- a CDS encoding MFS transporter; translation: MSAGRRPGYPAAAAVFAVGMAGTTLPTPLYGRYQEQIGFSELMVTVVFATYAAAVIGVLLAAGNYSDTAGRRPVLLFAMALSAASAGCFLLQSGLPLLFAGRLLSGGAAGLLSGAATAAVIELAGPRHKARAAFAATAANMGGLGCGPLLSGIVAQYTPWPLTLPFWIHLGLVALASGIILMLPETVADTRRWPPPAPQGVRVPPEVKGVFAPASVAAFAGFALLGLFTAVAPSFTSRTLGVHNLAVSGAVVFCVFFASTLGQYWTGRIGARRALPVGCGVLVAGLVLVASSLIAESMPLLVLGALCGGGGQGLAFRAALALISGAAPARHRGGTISAFFVVAYAGISLPVVGVGALATWLGLRPAGLIFTAFVMLLAACAGTYAARRPPAGA
- a CDS encoding DUF488 family protein, producing the protein MSRPLFTFGHSTATQEQIVTLLRDAGVAAVTDVRTAPGSRRNPAVSRQRLAEWLPENGIAYRWEQALGGFRKPRPDSPDIVWRNESFRGYAAHTRTPQFVEAMDELLARSAAVPTAVMCGEAVWWRCHRRLIADFAVLARGVPVRHLMHDGRAADHRPTPGARLREDGLLVYDDLSAA